In Equus caballus isolate H_3958 breed thoroughbred chromosome 26, TB-T2T, whole genome shotgun sequence, the following are encoded in one genomic region:
- the PCBP3 gene encoding poly(rC)-binding protein 3 isoform X8, translating into MGEGDTIWAPSVLPHGTLSTLSHHLQPHFGRKMESKVSEGGLNVTLTIRLLMHGKEVGSIIGKKGETVKKMREESGARINISEGNCPERIVTITGPTDAIFKAFAMIAYKFEEDIINSMSNSPATSKPPVTLRLVVPASQCGSLIGKGGSKIKEIRESTGAQVQVAGDMLPNSTERAVTISGTPDAIIQCVKQICVVMLESPPKGATIPYRPKPASTPVIFAGGQAYTIQGQYAIPHPELTKLHQLAMQQTPFPPLGQTNPAFPGEKLPLHSSEEAQNLMGQSSGLDASPPASTHELTIPNDLIGCIIGRQGTKINEIRQMSGAQIKIANATEGSSERQITITGTPANISLAQYLINARLTSEVTGMGAL; encoded by the exons GTGACACCATCTGGGCCCCATCTGTCCTTCCTCACGGCACCCTCAGCACCTTAAGCCACCACCTCCAGCCACATTTTGGGAGAAAGATGGAGTCCAAGGTCTCAGAAGGTGGCCTGAACGTGACCCTGACAATTCGCCTGCTGATGCATGGAAAG GAAGTTGGAAGCATCATCGGGAAG AAAGGAGAAACTGTGAAAAAGATGCGTGAAGAG AGTGGTGCAAGGATCAACATCTCAGAGGGAAACTGCCCAGAAAGAATTGTGACCATCACAGGCCCAACGGATGCCATCTTCAAGGCCTTTGCCATGATCGCCTACAAGTTTGAGGAG GACATCATTAACTCCATGAGCAACAGCCCTGCCACCAGCAAGCCCCCAGTGACGCTGAGGTTGGTGGTCCCCGCTAGCCAGTGCGGGTCCCTGATTGGCAAAGGCGGCTCCAAGATCAAGGAGATCAGGGAG TCCACAGGTGCCCAGGTCCAGGTGGCTGGGGACATGCTGCCCAACTCCACAGAGCGAGCAGTGACCATCTCGGGGACCCCCGACGCCATCATCCAGTGTGTCAAGCAGATCTGTGTGGTCATGCTGGAG TCCCCACCGAAAGGTGCCACCATTCCCTACCGCCCAAAGCCCGCCTCCACCCCTGTCATTTTTGCAGGTGGTCAG GCCTACACGATCCAGGGCCAGTACGCCATCCCCCACCCAGAG TTGACCAAGCTCCACCAGTTGGCCATGCAGCAAACCCCCTTTCCTCCCCTCGGACAGACCAACCCCGCTTTCCCCG GAGAAAAGCTGCCTTTACACTCCTCCGAAGAAGCTCAAAATCTGATGGGCCAGTCGTCAG GTCTGGACGCCAGCCCCCCGGCCAGCACTCACGAGCTCACCATTCCCAATGAT CTAATAGGCTGCATAATTGGACGCCAAGGGACCAAAATCAATGAAATTCGACAGATGTCTGGAGCCCAGATCAAAATCGCCAATGCCACAGAGGGGTCGTCAGAGCGCCAGATCACCATCACAGGGACCCCAGCCAACATCAGCCTTGCCCAGTACCTCATCAATGCCAG
- the PCBP3 gene encoding poly(rC)-binding protein 3 isoform X5: MKSYMSDTIWAPSVLPHGTLSTLSHHLQPHFGRKMESKVSEGGLNVTLTIRLLMHGKEVGSIIGKKGETVKKMREESGARINISEGNCPERIVTITGPTDAIFKAFAMIAYKFEEDIINSMSNSPATSKPPVTLRLVVPASQCGSLIGKGGSKIKEIRESTGAQVQVAGDMLPNSTERAVTISGTPDAIIQCVKQICVVMLESPPKGATIPYRPKPASTPVIFAGGQAYTIQGQYAIPHPEQLTKLHQLAMQQTPFPPLGQTNPAFPGEKLPLHSSEEAQNLMGQSSGLDASPPASTHELTIPNDLIGCIIGRQGTKINEIRQMSGAQIKIANATEGSSERQITITGTPANISLAQYLINARLTSEVTGMGAL, from the exons atgaagagctaCATGA GTGACACCATCTGGGCCCCATCTGTCCTTCCTCACGGCACCCTCAGCACCTTAAGCCACCACCTCCAGCCACATTTTGGGAGAAAGATGGAGTCCAAGGTCTCAGAAGGTGGCCTGAACGTGACCCTGACAATTCGCCTGCTGATGCATGGAAAG GAAGTTGGAAGCATCATCGGGAAG AAAGGAGAAACTGTGAAAAAGATGCGTGAAGAG AGTGGTGCAAGGATCAACATCTCAGAGGGAAACTGCCCAGAAAGAATTGTGACCATCACAGGCCCAACGGATGCCATCTTCAAGGCCTTTGCCATGATCGCCTACAAGTTTGAGGAG GACATCATTAACTCCATGAGCAACAGCCCTGCCACCAGCAAGCCCCCAGTGACGCTGAGGTTGGTGGTCCCCGCTAGCCAGTGCGGGTCCCTGATTGGCAAAGGCGGCTCCAAGATCAAGGAGATCAGGGAG TCCACAGGTGCCCAGGTCCAGGTGGCTGGGGACATGCTGCCCAACTCCACAGAGCGAGCAGTGACCATCTCGGGGACCCCCGACGCCATCATCCAGTGTGTCAAGCAGATCTGTGTGGTCATGCTGGAG TCCCCACCGAAAGGTGCCACCATTCCCTACCGCCCAAAGCCCGCCTCCACCCCTGTCATTTTTGCAGGTGGTCAG GCCTACACGATCCAGGGCCAGTACGCCATCCCCCACCCAGAG CAGTTGACCAAGCTCCACCAGTTGGCCATGCAGCAAACCCCCTTTCCTCCCCTCGGACAGACCAACCCCGCTTTCCCCG GAGAAAAGCTGCCTTTACACTCCTCCGAAGAAGCTCAAAATCTGATGGGCCAGTCGTCAG GTCTGGACGCCAGCCCCCCGGCCAGCACTCACGAGCTCACCATTCCCAATGAT CTAATAGGCTGCATAATTGGACGCCAAGGGACCAAAATCAATGAAATTCGACAGATGTCTGGAGCCCAGATCAAAATCGCCAATGCCACAGAGGGGTCGTCAGAGCGCCAGATCACCATCACAGGGACCCCAGCCAACATCAGCCTTGCCCAGTACCTCATCAATGCCAG
- the PCBP3 gene encoding poly(rC)-binding protein 3 isoform X11 — MGEGDTIWAPSVLPHGTLSTLSHHLQPHFGRKMESKVSEGGLNVTLTIRLLMHGKEVGSIIGKKGETVKKMREESGARINISEGNCPERIVTITGPTDAIFKAFAMIAYKFEEDIINSMSNSPATSKPPVTLRLVVPASQCGSLIGKGGSKIKEIRESTGAQVQVAGDMLPNSTERAVTISGTPDAIIQCVKQICVVMLESPPKGATIPYRPKPASTPVIFAGGQAYTIQGQYAIPHPEQLTKLHQLAMQQTPFPPLGQTNPAFPGLDASPPASTHELTIPNDLIGCIIGRQGTKINEIRQMSGAQIKIANATEGSSERQITITGTPANISLAQYLINARLTSEVTGMGAL, encoded by the exons GTGACACCATCTGGGCCCCATCTGTCCTTCCTCACGGCACCCTCAGCACCTTAAGCCACCACCTCCAGCCACATTTTGGGAGAAAGATGGAGTCCAAGGTCTCAGAAGGTGGCCTGAACGTGACCCTGACAATTCGCCTGCTGATGCATGGAAAG GAAGTTGGAAGCATCATCGGGAAG AAAGGAGAAACTGTGAAAAAGATGCGTGAAGAG AGTGGTGCAAGGATCAACATCTCAGAGGGAAACTGCCCAGAAAGAATTGTGACCATCACAGGCCCAACGGATGCCATCTTCAAGGCCTTTGCCATGATCGCCTACAAGTTTGAGGAG GACATCATTAACTCCATGAGCAACAGCCCTGCCACCAGCAAGCCCCCAGTGACGCTGAGGTTGGTGGTCCCCGCTAGCCAGTGCGGGTCCCTGATTGGCAAAGGCGGCTCCAAGATCAAGGAGATCAGGGAG TCCACAGGTGCCCAGGTCCAGGTGGCTGGGGACATGCTGCCCAACTCCACAGAGCGAGCAGTGACCATCTCGGGGACCCCCGACGCCATCATCCAGTGTGTCAAGCAGATCTGTGTGGTCATGCTGGAG TCCCCACCGAAAGGTGCCACCATTCCCTACCGCCCAAAGCCCGCCTCCACCCCTGTCATTTTTGCAGGTGGTCAG GCCTACACGATCCAGGGCCAGTACGCCATCCCCCACCCAGAG CAGTTGACCAAGCTCCACCAGTTGGCCATGCAGCAAACCCCCTTTCCTCCCCTCGGACAGACCAACCCCGCTTTCCCCG GTCTGGACGCCAGCCCCCCGGCCAGCACTCACGAGCTCACCATTCCCAATGAT CTAATAGGCTGCATAATTGGACGCCAAGGGACCAAAATCAATGAAATTCGACAGATGTCTGGAGCCCAGATCAAAATCGCCAATGCCACAGAGGGGTCGTCAGAGCGCCAGATCACCATCACAGGGACCCCAGCCAACATCAGCCTTGCCCAGTACCTCATCAATGCCAG
- the PCBP3 gene encoding poly(rC)-binding protein 3 isoform X13: MGEGDTIWAPSVLPHGTLSTLSHHLQPHFGRKMESKVSEGGLNVTLTIRLLMHGKEVGSIIGKKGETVKKMREESGARINISEGNCPERIVTITGPTDAIFKAFAMIAYKFEEDIINSMSNSPATSKPPVTLRLVVPASQCGSLIGKGGSKIKEIRESTGAQVQVAGDMLPNSTERAVTISGTPDAIIQCVKQICVVMLEAYTIQGQYAIPHPEQLTKLHQLAMQQTPFPPLGQTNPAFPGEKLPLHSSEEAQNLMGQSSGLDASPPASTHELTIPNDLIGCIIGRQGTKINEIRQMSGAQIKIANATEGSSERQITITGTPANISLAQYLINARLTSEVTGMGAL, from the exons GTGACACCATCTGGGCCCCATCTGTCCTTCCTCACGGCACCCTCAGCACCTTAAGCCACCACCTCCAGCCACATTTTGGGAGAAAGATGGAGTCCAAGGTCTCAGAAGGTGGCCTGAACGTGACCCTGACAATTCGCCTGCTGATGCATGGAAAG GAAGTTGGAAGCATCATCGGGAAG AAAGGAGAAACTGTGAAAAAGATGCGTGAAGAG AGTGGTGCAAGGATCAACATCTCAGAGGGAAACTGCCCAGAAAGAATTGTGACCATCACAGGCCCAACGGATGCCATCTTCAAGGCCTTTGCCATGATCGCCTACAAGTTTGAGGAG GACATCATTAACTCCATGAGCAACAGCCCTGCCACCAGCAAGCCCCCAGTGACGCTGAGGTTGGTGGTCCCCGCTAGCCAGTGCGGGTCCCTGATTGGCAAAGGCGGCTCCAAGATCAAGGAGATCAGGGAG TCCACAGGTGCCCAGGTCCAGGTGGCTGGGGACATGCTGCCCAACTCCACAGAGCGAGCAGTGACCATCTCGGGGACCCCCGACGCCATCATCCAGTGTGTCAAGCAGATCTGTGTGGTCATGCTGGAG GCCTACACGATCCAGGGCCAGTACGCCATCCCCCACCCAGAG CAGTTGACCAAGCTCCACCAGTTGGCCATGCAGCAAACCCCCTTTCCTCCCCTCGGACAGACCAACCCCGCTTTCCCCG GAGAAAAGCTGCCTTTACACTCCTCCGAAGAAGCTCAAAATCTGATGGGCCAGTCGTCAG GTCTGGACGCCAGCCCCCCGGCCAGCACTCACGAGCTCACCATTCCCAATGAT CTAATAGGCTGCATAATTGGACGCCAAGGGACCAAAATCAATGAAATTCGACAGATGTCTGGAGCCCAGATCAAAATCGCCAATGCCACAGAGGGGTCGTCAGAGCGCCAGATCACCATCACAGGGACCCCAGCCAACATCAGCCTTGCCCAGTACCTCATCAATGCCAG
- the PCBP3 gene encoding poly(rC)-binding protein 3 isoform X1, with protein sequence MKSYMSDTIWAPSVLPHGTLSTLSHHLQPHFGRKMESKVSEGGLNVTLTIRLLMHGKEVGSIIGKKGETVKKMREESGARINISEGNCPERIVTITGPTDAIFKAFAMIAYKFEEDIINSMSNSPATSKPPVTLRLVVPASQCGSLIGKGGSKIKEIRESTGAQVQVAGDMLPNSTERAVTISGTPDAIIQCVKQICVVMLESPPKGATIPYRPKPASTPVIFAGGQVRADPLAASTANLSLLLQPPPLPAYTIQGQYAIPHPEQLTKLHQLAMQQTPFPPLGQTNPAFPGEKLPLHSSEEAQNLMGQSSGLDASPPASTHELTIPNDLIGCIIGRQGTKINEIRQMSGAQIKIANATEGSSERQITITGTPANISLAQYLINARLTSEVTGMGAL encoded by the exons atgaagagctaCATGA GTGACACCATCTGGGCCCCATCTGTCCTTCCTCACGGCACCCTCAGCACCTTAAGCCACCACCTCCAGCCACATTTTGGGAGAAAGATGGAGTCCAAGGTCTCAGAAGGTGGCCTGAACGTGACCCTGACAATTCGCCTGCTGATGCATGGAAAG GAAGTTGGAAGCATCATCGGGAAG AAAGGAGAAACTGTGAAAAAGATGCGTGAAGAG AGTGGTGCAAGGATCAACATCTCAGAGGGAAACTGCCCAGAAAGAATTGTGACCATCACAGGCCCAACGGATGCCATCTTCAAGGCCTTTGCCATGATCGCCTACAAGTTTGAGGAG GACATCATTAACTCCATGAGCAACAGCCCTGCCACCAGCAAGCCCCCAGTGACGCTGAGGTTGGTGGTCCCCGCTAGCCAGTGCGGGTCCCTGATTGGCAAAGGCGGCTCCAAGATCAAGGAGATCAGGGAG TCCACAGGTGCCCAGGTCCAGGTGGCTGGGGACATGCTGCCCAACTCCACAGAGCGAGCAGTGACCATCTCGGGGACCCCCGACGCCATCATCCAGTGTGTCAAGCAGATCTGTGTGGTCATGCTGGAG TCCCCACCGAAAGGTGCCACCATTCCCTACCGCCCAAAGCCCGCCTCCACCCCTGTCATTTTTGCAGGTGGTCAGGTAAGAGCCGACCCGCTCGCGGCCTCCACTGCCAACCTCAGCCTTTTACTGCAGCCCCCGCCGCTGCCC GCCTACACGATCCAGGGCCAGTACGCCATCCCCCACCCAGAG CAGTTGACCAAGCTCCACCAGTTGGCCATGCAGCAAACCCCCTTTCCTCCCCTCGGACAGACCAACCCCGCTTTCCCCG GAGAAAAGCTGCCTTTACACTCCTCCGAAGAAGCTCAAAATCTGATGGGCCAGTCGTCAG GTCTGGACGCCAGCCCCCCGGCCAGCACTCACGAGCTCACCATTCCCAATGAT CTAATAGGCTGCATAATTGGACGCCAAGGGACCAAAATCAATGAAATTCGACAGATGTCTGGAGCCCAGATCAAAATCGCCAATGCCACAGAGGGGTCGTCAGAGCGCCAGATCACCATCACAGGGACCCCAGCCAACATCAGCCTTGCCCAGTACCTCATCAATGCCAG
- the PCBP3 gene encoding poly(rC)-binding protein 3 isoform X4, translated as MKSYMSDTIWAPSVLPHGTLSTLSHHLQPHFGRKMESKVSEGGLNVTLTIRLLMHGKEVGSIIGKKGETVKKMREESGARINISEGNCPERIVTITGPTDAIFKAFAMIAYKFEEDIINSMSNSPATSKPPVTLRLVVPASQCGSLIGKGGSKIKEIRESTGAQVQVAGDMLPNSTERAVTISGTPDAIIQCVKQICVVMLESPPKGATIPYRPKPASTPVIFAGGQVRADPLAASTANLSLLLQPPPLPAYTIQGQYAIPHPELTKLHQLAMQQTPFPPLGQTNPAFPGEKLPLHSSEEAQNLMGQSSGLDASPPASTHELTIPNDLIGCIIGRQGTKINEIRQMSGAQIKIANATEGSSERQITITGTPANISLAQYLINARLTSEVTGMGAL; from the exons atgaagagctaCATGA GTGACACCATCTGGGCCCCATCTGTCCTTCCTCACGGCACCCTCAGCACCTTAAGCCACCACCTCCAGCCACATTTTGGGAGAAAGATGGAGTCCAAGGTCTCAGAAGGTGGCCTGAACGTGACCCTGACAATTCGCCTGCTGATGCATGGAAAG GAAGTTGGAAGCATCATCGGGAAG AAAGGAGAAACTGTGAAAAAGATGCGTGAAGAG AGTGGTGCAAGGATCAACATCTCAGAGGGAAACTGCCCAGAAAGAATTGTGACCATCACAGGCCCAACGGATGCCATCTTCAAGGCCTTTGCCATGATCGCCTACAAGTTTGAGGAG GACATCATTAACTCCATGAGCAACAGCCCTGCCACCAGCAAGCCCCCAGTGACGCTGAGGTTGGTGGTCCCCGCTAGCCAGTGCGGGTCCCTGATTGGCAAAGGCGGCTCCAAGATCAAGGAGATCAGGGAG TCCACAGGTGCCCAGGTCCAGGTGGCTGGGGACATGCTGCCCAACTCCACAGAGCGAGCAGTGACCATCTCGGGGACCCCCGACGCCATCATCCAGTGTGTCAAGCAGATCTGTGTGGTCATGCTGGAG TCCCCACCGAAAGGTGCCACCATTCCCTACCGCCCAAAGCCCGCCTCCACCCCTGTCATTTTTGCAGGTGGTCAGGTAAGAGCCGACCCGCTCGCGGCCTCCACTGCCAACCTCAGCCTTTTACTGCAGCCCCCGCCGCTGCCC GCCTACACGATCCAGGGCCAGTACGCCATCCCCCACCCAGAG TTGACCAAGCTCCACCAGTTGGCCATGCAGCAAACCCCCTTTCCTCCCCTCGGACAGACCAACCCCGCTTTCCCCG GAGAAAAGCTGCCTTTACACTCCTCCGAAGAAGCTCAAAATCTGATGGGCCAGTCGTCAG GTCTGGACGCCAGCCCCCCGGCCAGCACTCACGAGCTCACCATTCCCAATGAT CTAATAGGCTGCATAATTGGACGCCAAGGGACCAAAATCAATGAAATTCGACAGATGTCTGGAGCCCAGATCAAAATCGCCAATGCCACAGAGGGGTCGTCAGAGCGCCAGATCACCATCACAGGGACCCCAGCCAACATCAGCCTTGCCCAGTACCTCATCAATGCCAG
- the PCBP3 gene encoding poly(rC)-binding protein 3 isoform X14 has product MGEGDTIWAPSVLPHGTLSTLSHHLQPHFGRKMESKVSEGGLNVTLTIRLLMHGKEVGSIIGKKGETVKKMREESGARINISEGNCPERIVTITGPTDAIFKAFAMIAYKFEEDIINSMSNSPATSKPPVTLRLVVPASQCGSLIGKGGSKIKEIRESTGAQVQVAGDMLPNSTERAVTISGTPDAIIQCVKQICVVMLEAYTIQGQYAIPHPELTKLHQLAMQQTPFPPLGQTNPAFPGEKLPLHSSEEAQNLMGQSSGLDASPPASTHELTIPNDLIGCIIGRQGTKINEIRQMSGAQIKIANATEGSSERQITITGTPANISLAQYLINARLTSEVTGMGAL; this is encoded by the exons GTGACACCATCTGGGCCCCATCTGTCCTTCCTCACGGCACCCTCAGCACCTTAAGCCACCACCTCCAGCCACATTTTGGGAGAAAGATGGAGTCCAAGGTCTCAGAAGGTGGCCTGAACGTGACCCTGACAATTCGCCTGCTGATGCATGGAAAG GAAGTTGGAAGCATCATCGGGAAG AAAGGAGAAACTGTGAAAAAGATGCGTGAAGAG AGTGGTGCAAGGATCAACATCTCAGAGGGAAACTGCCCAGAAAGAATTGTGACCATCACAGGCCCAACGGATGCCATCTTCAAGGCCTTTGCCATGATCGCCTACAAGTTTGAGGAG GACATCATTAACTCCATGAGCAACAGCCCTGCCACCAGCAAGCCCCCAGTGACGCTGAGGTTGGTGGTCCCCGCTAGCCAGTGCGGGTCCCTGATTGGCAAAGGCGGCTCCAAGATCAAGGAGATCAGGGAG TCCACAGGTGCCCAGGTCCAGGTGGCTGGGGACATGCTGCCCAACTCCACAGAGCGAGCAGTGACCATCTCGGGGACCCCCGACGCCATCATCCAGTGTGTCAAGCAGATCTGTGTGGTCATGCTGGAG GCCTACACGATCCAGGGCCAGTACGCCATCCCCCACCCAGAG TTGACCAAGCTCCACCAGTTGGCCATGCAGCAAACCCCCTTTCCTCCCCTCGGACAGACCAACCCCGCTTTCCCCG GAGAAAAGCTGCCTTTACACTCCTCCGAAGAAGCTCAAAATCTGATGGGCCAGTCGTCAG GTCTGGACGCCAGCCCCCCGGCCAGCACTCACGAGCTCACCATTCCCAATGAT CTAATAGGCTGCATAATTGGACGCCAAGGGACCAAAATCAATGAAATTCGACAGATGTCTGGAGCCCAGATCAAAATCGCCAATGCCACAGAGGGGTCGTCAGAGCGCCAGATCACCATCACAGGGACCCCAGCCAACATCAGCCTTGCCCAGTACCTCATCAATGCCAG
- the PCBP3 gene encoding poly(rC)-binding protein 3 isoform X12, whose protein sequence is MGEGDTIWAPSVLPHGTLSTLSHHLQPHFGRKMESKVSEGGLNVTLTIRLLMHGKEVGSIIGKKGETVKKMREESGARINISEGNCPERIVTITGPTDAIFKAFAMIAYKFEEDIINSMSNSPATSKPPVTLRLVVPASQCGSLIGKGGSKIKEIRESTGAQVQVAGDMLPNSTERAVTISGTPDAIIQCVKQICVVMLESPPKGATIPYRPKPASTPVIFAGGQAYTIQGQYAIPHPELTKLHQLAMQQTPFPPLGQTNPAFPGLDASPPASTHELTIPNDLIGCIIGRQGTKINEIRQMSGAQIKIANATEGSSERQITITGTPANISLAQYLINARLTSEVTGMGAL, encoded by the exons GTGACACCATCTGGGCCCCATCTGTCCTTCCTCACGGCACCCTCAGCACCTTAAGCCACCACCTCCAGCCACATTTTGGGAGAAAGATGGAGTCCAAGGTCTCAGAAGGTGGCCTGAACGTGACCCTGACAATTCGCCTGCTGATGCATGGAAAG GAAGTTGGAAGCATCATCGGGAAG AAAGGAGAAACTGTGAAAAAGATGCGTGAAGAG AGTGGTGCAAGGATCAACATCTCAGAGGGAAACTGCCCAGAAAGAATTGTGACCATCACAGGCCCAACGGATGCCATCTTCAAGGCCTTTGCCATGATCGCCTACAAGTTTGAGGAG GACATCATTAACTCCATGAGCAACAGCCCTGCCACCAGCAAGCCCCCAGTGACGCTGAGGTTGGTGGTCCCCGCTAGCCAGTGCGGGTCCCTGATTGGCAAAGGCGGCTCCAAGATCAAGGAGATCAGGGAG TCCACAGGTGCCCAGGTCCAGGTGGCTGGGGACATGCTGCCCAACTCCACAGAGCGAGCAGTGACCATCTCGGGGACCCCCGACGCCATCATCCAGTGTGTCAAGCAGATCTGTGTGGTCATGCTGGAG TCCCCACCGAAAGGTGCCACCATTCCCTACCGCCCAAAGCCCGCCTCCACCCCTGTCATTTTTGCAGGTGGTCAG GCCTACACGATCCAGGGCCAGTACGCCATCCCCCACCCAGAG TTGACCAAGCTCCACCAGTTGGCCATGCAGCAAACCCCCTTTCCTCCCCTCGGACAGACCAACCCCGCTTTCCCCG GTCTGGACGCCAGCCCCCCGGCCAGCACTCACGAGCTCACCATTCCCAATGAT CTAATAGGCTGCATAATTGGACGCCAAGGGACCAAAATCAATGAAATTCGACAGATGTCTGGAGCCCAGATCAAAATCGCCAATGCCACAGAGGGGTCGTCAGAGCGCCAGATCACCATCACAGGGACCCCAGCCAACATCAGCCTTGCCCAGTACCTCATCAATGCCAG
- the PCBP3 gene encoding poly(rC)-binding protein 3 isoform X9, with protein MKSYMSDTIWAPSVLPHGTLSTLSHHLQPHFGRKMESKVSEGGLNVTLTIRLLMHGKEVGSIIGKKGETVKKMREESGARINISEGNCPERIVTITGPTDAIFKAFAMIAYKFEEDIINSMSNSPATSKPPVTLRLVVPASQCGSLIGKGGSKIKEIRESTGAQVQVAGDMLPNSTERAVTISGTPDAIIQCVKQICVVMLESPPKGATIPYRPKPASTPVIFAGGQAYTIQGQYAIPHPELTKLHQLAMQQTPFPPLGQTNPAFPGEKLPLHSSEEAQNLMGQSSGLDASPPASTHELTIPNDLIGCIIGRQGTKINEIRQMSGAQIKIANATEGSSERQITITGTPANISLAQYLINARLTSEVTGMGAL; from the exons atgaagagctaCATGA GTGACACCATCTGGGCCCCATCTGTCCTTCCTCACGGCACCCTCAGCACCTTAAGCCACCACCTCCAGCCACATTTTGGGAGAAAGATGGAGTCCAAGGTCTCAGAAGGTGGCCTGAACGTGACCCTGACAATTCGCCTGCTGATGCATGGAAAG GAAGTTGGAAGCATCATCGGGAAG AAAGGAGAAACTGTGAAAAAGATGCGTGAAGAG AGTGGTGCAAGGATCAACATCTCAGAGGGAAACTGCCCAGAAAGAATTGTGACCATCACAGGCCCAACGGATGCCATCTTCAAGGCCTTTGCCATGATCGCCTACAAGTTTGAGGAG GACATCATTAACTCCATGAGCAACAGCCCTGCCACCAGCAAGCCCCCAGTGACGCTGAGGTTGGTGGTCCCCGCTAGCCAGTGCGGGTCCCTGATTGGCAAAGGCGGCTCCAAGATCAAGGAGATCAGGGAG TCCACAGGTGCCCAGGTCCAGGTGGCTGGGGACATGCTGCCCAACTCCACAGAGCGAGCAGTGACCATCTCGGGGACCCCCGACGCCATCATCCAGTGTGTCAAGCAGATCTGTGTGGTCATGCTGGAG TCCCCACCGAAAGGTGCCACCATTCCCTACCGCCCAAAGCCCGCCTCCACCCCTGTCATTTTTGCAGGTGGTCAG GCCTACACGATCCAGGGCCAGTACGCCATCCCCCACCCAGAG TTGACCAAGCTCCACCAGTTGGCCATGCAGCAAACCCCCTTTCCTCCCCTCGGACAGACCAACCCCGCTTTCCCCG GAGAAAAGCTGCCTTTACACTCCTCCGAAGAAGCTCAAAATCTGATGGGCCAGTCGTCAG GTCTGGACGCCAGCCCCCCGGCCAGCACTCACGAGCTCACCATTCCCAATGAT CTAATAGGCTGCATAATTGGACGCCAAGGGACCAAAATCAATGAAATTCGACAGATGTCTGGAGCCCAGATCAAAATCGCCAATGCCACAGAGGGGTCGTCAGAGCGCCAGATCACCATCACAGGGACCCCAGCCAACATCAGCCTTGCCCAGTACCTCATCAATGCCAG